From a single Sus scrofa isolate TJ Tabasco breed Duroc chromosome 13, Sscrofa11.1, whole genome shotgun sequence genomic region:
- the FAM131A gene encoding protein FAM131A isoform X1 — protein MRGLDAPTASDPMQFDWQPGFCESIQTCRSPPSPAFGSGSSRRAFFFFAEGLCPRQPLRGCDVGSAPPSLGSDVKATPPHLRHWPGSLSRERWRTSGSHPLPSHRLFPSPVRRPRPDPLQGDGPGPECGLACLGTPAMGCIGSRSPAGQVASDPAWAVEWIELPRGLSLSSLGSARTLRGWSRSSRPSSVDSQDLPEVNVGDTVAMLPKSRRALTIQEIAALARSSLHGISQVVKDHVTKPTAMAQGRVAHLIEWKGWSKPSDSPTALESAFSSYSDLSEGEQEARFAAGVAEQFAIAEAKLRAWSSVDGEDSTDESYDEDFVGGTDSDLAGQLPLGPHLQDLFTGHRFSRPMRQGSVEPESDCSQTVSPETLCSSLCSLEDGLLGSPARLASQLLGDELLLAKLPPSRESAFRSLGPLEAQDSLYNSPLTESCLSPAEEEPAPCKDCQPLCPPPAGSWERQRQASDVASSGVVSLDEDEVEPEEQ, from the exons atgaggggcCTGGATGCACCGACGGCTTCTGACCCCATGCAGTTTGACTGGCAGCCTGGATTCTGTGAGTCTATCCAAACCTGCCGGTCTCCACCTTCCCCTGCCTTTGGGTCTGGAAGCAGCAGAcgagcgttttttttttttgctgagggactctgccccaggcagcctctgcgtggctgtgacgtaggctccGCCCCGCCTTCTTTGGGTAGTGACGTGAAGGCCACGCCCCCACACTTACGTCACTGGCCCGGTTCCCTCTCCCGGGAGCGTTGGCGGACGAGCggctcccaccccctcccctctcaCCGACTCTTCCCCTCCCCGGTGCGGCGACCGCGGCCCGACCCTCTGCAAGGCGATGGCCCGGGCCCCGAGTGCGGGCTAGCGTGCCTAGGTACCCCGGCCATGGGCTGTATTGGCTCTCGGAGCCCGGCGGGTCAGG TGGCCTCGGACCCGGCTTGGGCTGTGGAGTGGATCGAACTTCCTCGGGGCCTCTCTCTATCTTCCTTGGGATCTGCTCGGACCCTCCGAGGCTGGAGCCGGTCCTCTCGCCCTTCTTCCGTGGACAGCCAGGACTTGCCGGAG GTGAATGTTGGAGACACAGTCGCGATGCTGCCCAAGTCCCGGAGAGCCCTAACTATCCAGGAGATTGCTGCGCTGGCCAGATCCTCCCTGCATG GTATTTCCCAGGTGGTGAAGGACCACGTGACCAAGCCCACTGCTATGGCCCAGGGCCGAGTGGCTCACCTCATTGAGTGGAAGGGCTGGAGCAAGCCCAGTGACTCTCCCACAGCCCTGGAATCAGCCTTTTCCTCCTATTCGGACCTCAGTGAGGGTGAACAAGAGGCTCGCTTTGCAGCAG GAGTGGCCGAGCAGTTTGCCATTGCAGAAGCCAAGCTCCGGGCATGGTCTTCGGTGGATGGTGAGGACTCCACCGATGAATCCTATGATGAGGACTTTGTTGGGGGAACTGACTCAG ACCTGGCTGGGCAGCTGCCCCTGGGGCCCCACCTCCAGGACCTCTTCACTGGCCACCGGTTCTCCCGGCCTATGCGCCAGGGCTCCGTGGAACCTGAGAGCGACTGCTCGCAGACCGTGTCCCCAGAGACCCTGTGCTCCAGTCTGTGCAGCCTGGAGGACGGGTTGCTGGGCTCCCCAGCCCGCCTGGCTTCCCAGCTGCTGGGCGACGAGCTGCTCCTCGCCAAACTGCCCCCCAGCCGGGAAAGTGCCTTCCGCAGCCTGGGCCCATTGGAGGCCCAGGACTCGCTCTACAACTCGCCCCTCACAGAGTCCTGCCTTTCTCCCGCCGAGGAGGAGCCAGCCCCCTGCAAGGACTGCCAGCCGCTCTGCCCGCCGCCAGCGGGCAGCTGGGAACGGCAGCGGCAAGCCTCTGACGTAGCTTCTTCTGGGGTGGTGTCCTTAGACGAGGATGAGGTGGAGCCAGAGGAACAGTGA
- the FAM131A gene encoding protein FAM131A, whose protein sequence is MPMISVLGKMFLWQREGPGGRWTCQTSRRVASDPAWAVEWIELPRGLSLSSLGSARTLRGWSRSSRPSSVDSQDLPEVNVGDTVAMLPKSRRALTIQEIAALARSSLHGISQVVKDHVTKPTAMAQGRVAHLIEWKGWSKPSDSPTALESAFSSYSDLSEGEQEARFAAGVAEQFAIAEAKLRAWSSVDGEDSTDESYDEDFVGGTDSDLAGQLPLGPHLQDLFTGHRFSRPMRQGSVEPESDCSQTVSPETLCSSLCSLEDGLLGSPARLASQLLGDELLLAKLPPSRESAFRSLGPLEAQDSLYNSPLTESCLSPAEEEPAPCKDCQPLCPPPAGSWERQRQASDVASSGVVSLDEDEVEPEEQ, encoded by the exons ATGCCTATGATTTCTGTGCTGGGCAAAATGTTTCTGTGGCAGCGTGAAGGGCCTGGAGGACGATGGACTTGTCAGACAAGTCGCAGAG TGGCCTCGGACCCGGCTTGGGCTGTGGAGTGGATCGAACTTCCTCGGGGCCTCTCTCTATCTTCCTTGGGATCTGCTCGGACCCTCCGAGGCTGGAGCCGGTCCTCTCGCCCTTCTTCCGTGGACAGCCAGGACTTGCCGGAG GTGAATGTTGGAGACACAGTCGCGATGCTGCCCAAGTCCCGGAGAGCCCTAACTATCCAGGAGATTGCTGCGCTGGCCAGATCCTCCCTGCATG GTATTTCCCAGGTGGTGAAGGACCACGTGACCAAGCCCACTGCTATGGCCCAGGGCCGAGTGGCTCACCTCATTGAGTGGAAGGGCTGGAGCAAGCCCAGTGACTCTCCCACAGCCCTGGAATCAGCCTTTTCCTCCTATTCGGACCTCAGTGAGGGTGAACAAGAGGCTCGCTTTGCAGCAG GAGTGGCCGAGCAGTTTGCCATTGCAGAAGCCAAGCTCCGGGCATGGTCTTCGGTGGATGGTGAGGACTCCACCGATGAATCCTATGATGAGGACTTTGTTGGGGGAACTGACTCAG ACCTGGCTGGGCAGCTGCCCCTGGGGCCCCACCTCCAGGACCTCTTCACTGGCCACCGGTTCTCCCGGCCTATGCGCCAGGGCTCCGTGGAACCTGAGAGCGACTGCTCGCAGACCGTGTCCCCAGAGACCCTGTGCTCCAGTCTGTGCAGCCTGGAGGACGGGTTGCTGGGCTCCCCAGCCCGCCTGGCTTCCCAGCTGCTGGGCGACGAGCTGCTCCTCGCCAAACTGCCCCCCAGCCGGGAAAGTGCCTTCCGCAGCCTGGGCCCATTGGAGGCCCAGGACTCGCTCTACAACTCGCCCCTCACAGAGTCCTGCCTTTCTCCCGCCGAGGAGGAGCCAGCCCCCTGCAAGGACTGCCAGCCGCTCTGCCCGCCGCCAGCGGGCAGCTGGGAACGGCAGCGGCAAGCCTCTGACGTAGCTTCTTCTGGGGTGGTGTCCTTAGACGAGGATGAGGTGGAGCCAGAGGAACAGTGA
- the FAM131A gene encoding protein FAM131A isoform X2, which translates to MGGRESKLGNTQQVLLLPGLARSCLRHPGGPVSQVNVGDTVAMLPKSRRALTIQEIAALARSSLHGISQVVKDHVTKPTAMAQGRVAHLIEWKGWSKPSDSPTALESAFSSYSDLSEGEQEARFAAGVAEQFAIAEAKLRAWSSVDGEDSTDESYDEDFVGGTDSDLAGQLPLGPHLQDLFTGHRFSRPMRQGSVEPESDCSQTVSPETLCSSLCSLEDGLLGSPARLASQLLGDELLLAKLPPSRESAFRSLGPLEAQDSLYNSPLTESCLSPAEEEPAPCKDCQPLCPPPAGSWERQRQASDVASSGVVSLDEDEVEPEEQ; encoded by the exons atgggagggagggagagcaagCTAGGAAACACCCAGCAGGTgctcctcctcccaggcctggcCAGAAGCTGCCTGCGCCACCCTGGGGGCCCTGTCAGCCAG GTGAATGTTGGAGACACAGTCGCGATGCTGCCCAAGTCCCGGAGAGCCCTAACTATCCAGGAGATTGCTGCGCTGGCCAGATCCTCCCTGCATG GTATTTCCCAGGTGGTGAAGGACCACGTGACCAAGCCCACTGCTATGGCCCAGGGCCGAGTGGCTCACCTCATTGAGTGGAAGGGCTGGAGCAAGCCCAGTGACTCTCCCACAGCCCTGGAATCAGCCTTTTCCTCCTATTCGGACCTCAGTGAGGGTGAACAAGAGGCTCGCTTTGCAGCAG GAGTGGCCGAGCAGTTTGCCATTGCAGAAGCCAAGCTCCGGGCATGGTCTTCGGTGGATGGTGAGGACTCCACCGATGAATCCTATGATGAGGACTTTGTTGGGGGAACTGACTCAG ACCTGGCTGGGCAGCTGCCCCTGGGGCCCCACCTCCAGGACCTCTTCACTGGCCACCGGTTCTCCCGGCCTATGCGCCAGGGCTCCGTGGAACCTGAGAGCGACTGCTCGCAGACCGTGTCCCCAGAGACCCTGTGCTCCAGTCTGTGCAGCCTGGAGGACGGGTTGCTGGGCTCCCCAGCCCGCCTGGCTTCCCAGCTGCTGGGCGACGAGCTGCTCCTCGCCAAACTGCCCCCCAGCCGGGAAAGTGCCTTCCGCAGCCTGGGCCCATTGGAGGCCCAGGACTCGCTCTACAACTCGCCCCTCACAGAGTCCTGCCTTTCTCCCGCCGAGGAGGAGCCAGCCCCCTGCAAGGACTGCCAGCCGCTCTGCCCGCCGCCAGCGGGCAGCTGGGAACGGCAGCGGCAAGCCTCTGACGTAGCTTCTTCTGGGGTGGTGTCCTTAGACGAGGATGAGGTGGAGCCAGAGGAACAGTGA
- the FAM131A gene encoding protein FAM131A isoform X3: MLPKSRRALTIQEIAALARSSLHGISQVVKDHVTKPTAMAQGRVAHLIEWKGWSKPSDSPTALESAFSSYSDLSEGEQEARFAAGVAEQFAIAEAKLRAWSSVDGEDSTDESYDEDFVGGTDSDLAGQLPLGPHLQDLFTGHRFSRPMRQGSVEPESDCSQTVSPETLCSSLCSLEDGLLGSPARLASQLLGDELLLAKLPPSRESAFRSLGPLEAQDSLYNSPLTESCLSPAEEEPAPCKDCQPLCPPPAGSWERQRQASDVASSGVVSLDEDEVEPEEQ, encoded by the exons ATGCTGCCCAAGTCCCGGAGAGCCCTAACTATCCAGGAGATTGCTGCGCTGGCCAGATCCTCCCTGCATG GTATTTCCCAGGTGGTGAAGGACCACGTGACCAAGCCCACTGCTATGGCCCAGGGCCGAGTGGCTCACCTCATTGAGTGGAAGGGCTGGAGCAAGCCCAGTGACTCTCCCACAGCCCTGGAATCAGCCTTTTCCTCCTATTCGGACCTCAGTGAGGGTGAACAAGAGGCTCGCTTTGCAGCAG GAGTGGCCGAGCAGTTTGCCATTGCAGAAGCCAAGCTCCGGGCATGGTCTTCGGTGGATGGTGAGGACTCCACCGATGAATCCTATGATGAGGACTTTGTTGGGGGAACTGACTCAG ACCTGGCTGGGCAGCTGCCCCTGGGGCCCCACCTCCAGGACCTCTTCACTGGCCACCGGTTCTCCCGGCCTATGCGCCAGGGCTCCGTGGAACCTGAGAGCGACTGCTCGCAGACCGTGTCCCCAGAGACCCTGTGCTCCAGTCTGTGCAGCCTGGAGGACGGGTTGCTGGGCTCCCCAGCCCGCCTGGCTTCCCAGCTGCTGGGCGACGAGCTGCTCCTCGCCAAACTGCCCCCCAGCCGGGAAAGTGCCTTCCGCAGCCTGGGCCCATTGGAGGCCCAGGACTCGCTCTACAACTCGCCCCTCACAGAGTCCTGCCTTTCTCCCGCCGAGGAGGAGCCAGCCCCCTGCAAGGACTGCCAGCCGCTCTGCCCGCCGCCAGCGGGCAGCTGGGAACGGCAGCGGCAAGCCTCTGACGTAGCTTCTTCTGGGGTGGTGTCCTTAGACGAGGATGAGGTGGAGCCAGAGGAACAGTGA